Within the Solibacillus silvestris genome, the region TGAATGGCAAATGAATAGGACCATAAATCAAAATAAACGAAACCTTGTTTTTCTGAAGTAGAAAATGGCTTATATGCGTCTACTTCAGGCTGGTGCAATATTGTTACGGTATCAGGCTCTTCACTGTTTTCGTTTGTAAAGCGGTACAGCGGAGAATGCATGAGCAGCTGCCGGTCTTTTTCCAATACGATTTTCATTAGTAATCACCTACAATTTTATTTCTTGTTTTGTTGCAGCTGATTCATAAATCGCCGCCAACATTTTCGTCACTTCAACCCCGTCTTCCACCGTAGAAATGGGCTGCACATTATTCAGGCAGCACTCAACAAAGTGGTTAATCTCATTAATGAATGAACCAGCAAAATCAAAGCTCAACATATCGATTTGCGGGGTAATATTTATAATTGTTTCATGCTGCTCTTTTATAATGGCCAACTCCGGTTCTACTTCGGCTCCGCCATTTTCACCATAAAGTTTTACTGATACTTCATCTTGTTTTGCATGTAATGTAAAACTTACATCCACAAATAGGGAAGCACCATTTTCAAAGCGAATGAGCGCATTCGCAAGATCTTCCACATCATTGTGCTCGGCGTTATAATCAGCCGCTTTATAGAAAGATAAGTTTTCTATATGTGAGCGATTTCCCAATTTTTTATACGTATTCCCCGAAACTGAAACCGGTTTTGGTTTCCCCATTAAATACCAGCAAAGGTCGATCATATGCGTTCCTAAATCAATCAATGGCCCGCCGCCGGATTTTTTGATATCACTGAA harbors:
- a CDS encoding oxidoreductase, with translation MLKVGVIGGGSISEYHLKPYFDNPNVEIVAICDSNERRLHALGKKYFVNNLYLKVSEFLANEEIDAISICTWNNSHAEIAIQALQQNKHVLLEKPLSLTLDEAYAVEAAVKESKKILQVGYVRRFATNVGVLKKFIDAGDLGEIYYAKASCIRRLGNPGGWFSDIKKSGGGPLIDLGTHMIDLCWYLMGKPKPVSVSGNTYKKLGNRSHIENLSFYKAADYNAEHNDVEDLANALIRFENGASLFVDVSFTLHAKQDEVSVKLYGENGGAEVEPELAIIKEQHETIINITPQIDMLSFDFAGSFINEINHFVECCLNNVQPISTVEDGVEVTKMLAAIYESAATKQEIKL